A genome region from Lolium rigidum isolate FL_2022 unplaced genomic scaffold, APGP_CSIRO_Lrig_0.1 contig_5106_1, whole genome shotgun sequence includes the following:
- the LOC124681652 gene encoding uncharacterized protein LOC124681652 isoform X2: MAQPTPPPRRPLFDLNVAMDEFGEEEEEEEPHEVLEEVLVEEEELLVEEEEEEEDPQEMIMEEDEAAAAAADEEDAIVEKEVVEVAGGVGEDEGRRKRRKEYEVFVFGLPREATEDQVAGALAEAGEVDQVRLVRDPADPRHNKGFAFVRFREVWQARWAANDLRTATIKGKTCGICKNNDNETLHLRNICFDWSKDDLAEKLKTFELENLEDINLIENPDRRGKNRGYAFLDFSSHVDAVAGFLKLQKKDLYLGTDVRAQISFSNTISQDDKIMEKVKSVFLDGLPPHWDEDDVREKFGKFGEIDSIQLARNMFTAKRKDFGFISFTTRQAALDCIDMVNKGRFGEGSAKVRMKATLQRPKPTFKKHSWQGDSHMLGVRRGFIGKNYGDREPHPNRFRHFSPERRAYSNNHAHSNYRHQPMVGRLPPMAVHDGERPVSVREYRSYYRRDSTVPDPGHKYGRMHPGTRTRDGYVESRYAHKYPKHKHAAYEASMQGDEYSRSKYRHSYVERTHSETCPECIRGDHNSSAYQNGHYSSGDKAGNRYQSQNGEEFSATSGSEKAYYKTDHELAPSTSQVASQRKEPYREEPELLPSSPPAMCDCNECYKEQKSAAPSSSQSEIARTHLNPQVPPHRRIAKPFHDQRSFVPDEYDEVEYTIRERRGRYLSSRDESSTHPRKYPRQGR, encoded by the exons ATGGCCCAACCCACGCCGCCCCCGCGCCGCCCGCTCTTCGACCTCAACGTCGCCATGGACGAgttcggggaggaggaggaggaggaggagccccaCGAGGTGCTCGAGGAAGTACTAGTCGAGGAGGAGGAACTACtagtcgaggaggaggaggaggaggaggatcccCAGGAGATGATCATGGAGGAggacgaggccgccgccgccgccgcggacgagGAAGACGCCATCGTCGAGAAGGAGGTCGTCGAGGTGGCGGGGGGAGtaggggaggacgaggggaggcggaagaggaggaaggagtACGAGGTCTTCGTCTTCGGCCTGCCGCGGGAGGCCACGGAGGACCAGGTCGCGGGGGCGCTCGCCGAGGCTGGCGAGGTCGACCAGGTGCGCCTCGTCCGGGATCCAGCAGACCCGCGACACAACAAGGGCTTCGCCTTCGTGCGCTTCAGAGAGGTCTGGCAGGCGAGGTGGGCCGCCAACGACCTACGCACCGCCACG ATAAAGGGAAAAACTTGTGGAATATGCAAGAACAATGATAATGAGACCCTTCATCTGAGAAATATCTGCTTCGATTGGTCAAAAGATGAC TTAGCTGAGAAGCTGAAAACTTTTGAGTTGGAAAACCTCGAAGATATCAATTTAATTGAGAATCCGGATAGAAGGGGAAAAAATAGGGGCTATGCATTTCTAGACTTCAGCTCACATGTGGATGCGGTGGCTGGATTTCTTAAATTACAGAAGAAAGATTTGTATCTTGGTACTGATGTTAGAGCGCAGATATCATTTTCAAACACTATTTCACAAGATGATAAGATTATGGAAAAG GTAAAGTCTGTTTTCTTGGATGGCTTACCACCTCATTGGGATGAAGATGACGTGAGGGAAAAGTTTGGAAAGTTTGGTGAAATTGatagtatacaacttgcgagaaaTATGTTTACGGCAAAACGTAAGGACTTTGGTTTCATCAGCTTTACTACAAGACAAGCGGCTttagattgtattgatatggtcaATAAAGGTCGTTTTGGTGAAGGTAGCGCAAAG GTTCGTATGAAGGCTACCTTACAAAGACCAAAACCTACTTTCAAAAAGCATTCATGGCAAGGTGATAGTCACATGTTGGGCGTCAGAAGAGGATTTATTGGCAAAAATTATGGTGATAGAGAGCCCCACCCGAACAGATTCAGGCATTTTAGTCCTGAAAGGCGTGCTTATTCAAATAATCATGCTCATAGCAACTACCGTCACCAACCTATGGTTGGCAGGTTGCCTCCTATGGCAGTTCATGATGGAGAAAGACCTGTTTCAGTGCGAGAATACAGGTCTTACTACAGAAGAGATTCTACAGTACCTG ACCCCGGCCATAAATATGGGAGGATGCACCCGGGAACCAGAACCCGGGATGGTTATGTTGAGAGTCGGTATGCTCATAAATATCCAAAACATAAGCATGCAGCATATGAAGCATCCATGCAAGGAGATGAATACAGCAGGAGTAAATATAGACATTCTTACGTGGAGAGGACACATAGCGAAACTTGCCCAGAATGCATTCGAGGTGATCATAACTCCAGTGCTTATCAGAATGGCCATTACTCCAGCGGTGACAAGGCTGGTAACCGCTATCAGAGTCAGAATGGTGAAGAATTTTCTGCAACCAGTGGATCTGAGAAGGCCTACTATAAGACA GACCATGAGCTCGCGCCTTCAACTTCCCAAGTAGCATCTCAGCGCAAGGAACCCTATCGTGAG GAACCTGAGTTGTTGCCTTCAAGTCCTCCTGCTATGTGTGATTGTAATGAATGCTACAAG GAGCAAAAGTCAGCAGCCCCTTCAAGCTCTCAAAGTGAGATAGCTAGAACTCATTTAAATCCTCAAGTTCCTCCCCATCGCCGGATTGCTAAACCTTTTCATGACCAGCGGAG CTTTGTTCCTGATGAGTATGATGAGGTGGAGTACACAATCAGGGAACGCAGAGGCCGATATTTATCTTCAAGAGATGAGTCCAGTACCCACCCCAGGAAATATCCTAGGCAAGGACGATGA
- the LOC124681652 gene encoding uncharacterized protein LOC124681652 isoform X1, with translation MAQPTPPPRRPLFDLNVAMDEFGEEEEEEEPHEVLEEVLVEEEELLVEEEEEEEDPQEMIMEEDEAAAAAADEEDAIVEKEVVEVAGGVGEDEGRRKRRKEYEVFVFGLPREATEDQVAGALAEAGEVDQVRLVRDPADPRHNKGFAFVRFREVWQARWAANDLRTATIKGKTCGICKNNDNETLHLRNICFDWSKDDLAEKLKTFELENLEDINLIENPDRRGKNRGYAFLDFSSHVDAVAGFLKLQKKDLYLGTDVRAQISFSNTISQDDKIMEKVKSVFLDGLPPHWDEDDVREKFGKFGEIDSIQLARNMFTAKRKDFGFISFTTRQAALDCIDMVNKGRFGEGSAKVRMKATLQRPKPTFKKHSWQGDSHMLGVRRGFIGKNYGDREPHPNRFRHFSPERRAYSNNHAHSNYRHQPMVGRLPPMAVHDGERPVSVREYRSYYRRDSTVPDPGHKYGRMHPGTRTRDGYVESRYAHKYPKHKHAAYEASMQGDEYSRSKYRHSYVERTHSETCPECIRGDHNSSAYQNGHYSSGDKAGNRYQSQNGEEFSATSGSEKAYYKTDHELAPSTSQVASQRKEPYREVEPELLPSSPPAMCDCNECYKEQKSAAPSSSQSEIARTHLNPQVPPHRRIAKPFHDQRSFVPDEYDEVEYTIRERRGRYLSSRDESSTHPRKYPRQGR, from the exons ATGGCCCAACCCACGCCGCCCCCGCGCCGCCCGCTCTTCGACCTCAACGTCGCCATGGACGAgttcggggaggaggaggaggaggaggagccccaCGAGGTGCTCGAGGAAGTACTAGTCGAGGAGGAGGAACTACtagtcgaggaggaggaggaggaggaggatcccCAGGAGATGATCATGGAGGAggacgaggccgccgccgccgccgcggacgagGAAGACGCCATCGTCGAGAAGGAGGTCGTCGAGGTGGCGGGGGGAGtaggggaggacgaggggaggcggaagaggaggaaggagtACGAGGTCTTCGTCTTCGGCCTGCCGCGGGAGGCCACGGAGGACCAGGTCGCGGGGGCGCTCGCCGAGGCTGGCGAGGTCGACCAGGTGCGCCTCGTCCGGGATCCAGCAGACCCGCGACACAACAAGGGCTTCGCCTTCGTGCGCTTCAGAGAGGTCTGGCAGGCGAGGTGGGCCGCCAACGACCTACGCACCGCCACG ATAAAGGGAAAAACTTGTGGAATATGCAAGAACAATGATAATGAGACCCTTCATCTGAGAAATATCTGCTTCGATTGGTCAAAAGATGAC TTAGCTGAGAAGCTGAAAACTTTTGAGTTGGAAAACCTCGAAGATATCAATTTAATTGAGAATCCGGATAGAAGGGGAAAAAATAGGGGCTATGCATTTCTAGACTTCAGCTCACATGTGGATGCGGTGGCTGGATTTCTTAAATTACAGAAGAAAGATTTGTATCTTGGTACTGATGTTAGAGCGCAGATATCATTTTCAAACACTATTTCACAAGATGATAAGATTATGGAAAAG GTAAAGTCTGTTTTCTTGGATGGCTTACCACCTCATTGGGATGAAGATGACGTGAGGGAAAAGTTTGGAAAGTTTGGTGAAATTGatagtatacaacttgcgagaaaTATGTTTACGGCAAAACGTAAGGACTTTGGTTTCATCAGCTTTACTACAAGACAAGCGGCTttagattgtattgatatggtcaATAAAGGTCGTTTTGGTGAAGGTAGCGCAAAG GTTCGTATGAAGGCTACCTTACAAAGACCAAAACCTACTTTCAAAAAGCATTCATGGCAAGGTGATAGTCACATGTTGGGCGTCAGAAGAGGATTTATTGGCAAAAATTATGGTGATAGAGAGCCCCACCCGAACAGATTCAGGCATTTTAGTCCTGAAAGGCGTGCTTATTCAAATAATCATGCTCATAGCAACTACCGTCACCAACCTATGGTTGGCAGGTTGCCTCCTATGGCAGTTCATGATGGAGAAAGACCTGTTTCAGTGCGAGAATACAGGTCTTACTACAGAAGAGATTCTACAGTACCTG ACCCCGGCCATAAATATGGGAGGATGCACCCGGGAACCAGAACCCGGGATGGTTATGTTGAGAGTCGGTATGCTCATAAATATCCAAAACATAAGCATGCAGCATATGAAGCATCCATGCAAGGAGATGAATACAGCAGGAGTAAATATAGACATTCTTACGTGGAGAGGACACATAGCGAAACTTGCCCAGAATGCATTCGAGGTGATCATAACTCCAGTGCTTATCAGAATGGCCATTACTCCAGCGGTGACAAGGCTGGTAACCGCTATCAGAGTCAGAATGGTGAAGAATTTTCTGCAACCAGTGGATCTGAGAAGGCCTACTATAAGACA GACCATGAGCTCGCGCCTTCAACTTCCCAAGTAGCATCTCAGCGCAAGGAACCCTATCGTGAGGTG GAACCTGAGTTGTTGCCTTCAAGTCCTCCTGCTATGTGTGATTGTAATGAATGCTACAAG GAGCAAAAGTCAGCAGCCCCTTCAAGCTCTCAAAGTGAGATAGCTAGAACTCATTTAAATCCTCAAGTTCCTCCCCATCGCCGGATTGCTAAACCTTTTCATGACCAGCGGAG CTTTGTTCCTGATGAGTATGATGAGGTGGAGTACACAATCAGGGAACGCAGAGGCCGATATTTATCTTCAAGAGATGAGTCCAGTACCCACCCCAGGAAATATCCTAGGCAAGGACGATGA
- the LOC124681649 gene encoding peroxidase 2-like yields MASGKLVALALMALLGCVAGYAGYPNPGTPSSPPPSPAAPAPPSPTPPPRAPVLKIGHYRKTCYKAEQIVRDAVKKAVYANRGIGAGLIRLFFHDCFVRGCDASVLLDPTSANAQPEKLGIPNFPSLRGFEVIDAAKAALEKACPGIVSCADIVAFAGRDASVILSNGKVNFNMPSGRYDGRVSIANETLFNLPPPFATLQLLKDMFASKGLSTDEMVTLSGAHTVGISHCSSFSDRLPANASDPSSMDAKLAKSVQRQCNKTGDPTVVQDVVSPSFLDKQYYQNVLKRKVLFNSDAALQSPETINEVRLNARISGRWEKKFKAAMVKMGSIEVKSSATGEIRKQCRFVN; encoded by the exons ATGGCGAGTGGTAAGCTTGTCGCCTTGGCCCTGATGGCGTTGCTCGGCTGTGTGGCAGGGTACG CAGGGTATCCCAACCCAGGCACGCCTAGCAGCCCTCCACCGAGTCCAGCAGCTCCAGCCCCGCCAAGCCCGACACCTCCTCCTCGTGCGCCAGTGCTCAAGATCGGCCACTACCGCAAGACGTGCTACAAAGCGGAACAGATCGTGAGGGACGCCGTGAAGAAGGCTGTCTATGCCAACCGCGGCATCGGCGCCGGGCTCATCCGCCTCTTCTTTCACGACTGCTTTGTCAGG GGTTGTGATGCCTCGGTCCTCCTTGACCCAACCTCGGCCAACGCACAGCCAGAGAAGCTTGGAATCCCCAATTTCCCCAGCCTCCGCGGCTTCGAGGTCATAGACGCGGCCAAGGCCGCACTCGAGAAGGCATGTCCCGGCATCGTCTCATGCGCTGATATCGTTGCTTTCGCTGGTCGCGATGCCAGCGTCATCCTGAGCAACGGGAAGGTGAACTTCAACATGCCGTCTGGCCGCTATGACGGGCGCGTGTCCATTGCCAATGAGACCCTCTTCAACCTGCCCCCGCCTTTCGCCACCCTCCAGCTACTCAAGGATATGTTCGCCTCCAAGGGGCTTTCCACAGACGAGATGGTCACCCTCTCGGGGGCGCATACCGTTGGGATCTCCCACTGCTCGTCCTTCTCAGACCGCCTCCCTGCAAACGCCTCGGACCCCTCGTCCATGGACGCTAAGTTAGCCAAATCGGTGCAGCGGCAATGCAACAAGACCGGTGACCCCACGGTGGTGCAAGACGTCGTCTCCCCTAGCTTCCTCGACAAGCAGTACTACCAAAACGTGCTCAAGCGTAAAGTGCTCTTCAACTCGGACGCCGCACTCCAGTCGCCCGAGACAATAAACGAGGTGAGGCTCAATGCCAGGATCTCTGGGCGATGGGAGAAGAAGTTCAAGGCAGCTATGGTGAAGATGGGTAGCATCGAGGTGAAGAGCAGTGCCACTGGGGAGATCAGAAAGCAGTGCCGGTTCGTCAACTAG